A window of the Tropheryma whipplei str. Twist genome harbors these coding sequences:
- the tilS gene encoding tRNA lysidine(34) synthetase TilS, which translates to MLHRPRITPAVANARRAMLNTLPADLHNQLVLIALSGGRDSLAAMVIASWVIPRLNGRVGAVVVDHGLQENSARIADEVRIRAEQFALNPILIKRVSPSRVSAGPEASARIARYAAFYDALEETKAYAIILAHTLDDQAETVLLGLMRGSGPSSLRGMKAVSYTPEDCRYMNNKACNSVTAVYAHNTQRCSCDSTQRCSCDSRPYPPPPEPRNENRSYFPHPSCKCVEGSATRFTNADIDSRFGVFIRPFLDITRHETGKICEFYGLDYWNDPHNEDVRFSRVRIRHNVMPVLENEIGPGVKYALSRTAKLAQLDTEYLDHLSNELLDEIASKESDWSIRLPINTLQKTPVPIRLRVIRLAALQYFTVSLSFKHTRQIERLLCSSCDIKHVNLPRLITAQRVGNYIYMHTLRGKL; encoded by the coding sequence GTGTTGCACAGGCCCCGCATAACTCCTGCAGTTGCAAATGCACGGCGCGCTATGCTAAACACCCTTCCAGCGGATTTGCATAATCAACTCGTTTTGATTGCTCTTTCTGGCGGGAGAGACTCGCTGGCCGCTATGGTAATCGCGTCATGGGTTATTCCGCGCCTGAACGGACGCGTTGGTGCCGTTGTGGTAGACCATGGTTTGCAGGAGAATTCTGCACGCATTGCTGACGAAGTCAGAATACGGGCAGAGCAGTTTGCACTAAATCCCATTCTGATAAAGAGAGTCTCGCCCTCGAGAGTATCTGCTGGGCCAGAGGCGTCTGCCCGCATTGCACGCTATGCTGCCTTTTATGATGCTCTTGAAGAAACTAAAGCTTATGCGATTATCCTTGCCCATACACTCGATGATCAAGCAGAAACGGTTTTACTCGGCCTCATGCGCGGTTCGGGCCCGTCAAGTTTGCGAGGTATGAAGGCTGTATCGTACACTCCGGAAGATTGCAGATACATGAATAATAAGGCGTGTAATTCCGTCACCGCCGTGTATGCCCACAATACACAGCGGTGTTCATGTGACTCAACACAGCGGTGTTCATGTGACTCACGCCCGTACCCACCGCCTCCCGAACCGCGCAATGAGAACAGAAGTTATTTTCCGCACCCATCTTGTAAATGCGTGGAGGGTTCCGCAACGCGCTTCACAAACGCAGATATAGATTCGCGCTTTGGCGTGTTTATAAGGCCATTTTTGGATATTACCCGGCATGAAACAGGTAAGATTTGTGAGTTCTATGGGCTCGATTACTGGAATGATCCTCATAATGAGGATGTGCGTTTTTCGCGTGTTCGGATTCGTCACAATGTTATGCCGGTTTTGGAAAATGAAATTGGACCGGGTGTTAAATACGCGCTATCGCGAACCGCTAAGTTGGCACAATTGGATACTGAATATCTTGATCATTTATCAAATGAATTGCTCGATGAGATAGCGTCTAAAGAATCAGATTGGTCAATTAGGCTGCCGATTAATACTCTTCAAAAAACCCCAGTACCTATTCGACTTAGGGTTATACGACTTGCTGCCCTACAGTATTTTACTGTTAGTTTGAGTTTTAAACACACCCGTCAAATAGAGAGACTACTGTGCTCATCTTGTGACATAAAGCATGTAAACCTGCCACGGTTAATTACGGCACAGAGGGTTGGTAATTACATTTACATGCACACCTTACGCGGTAAACTGTAA
- the tsaD gene encoding tRNA (adenosine(37)-N6)-threonylcarbamoyltransferase complex transferase subunit TsaD, which yields MSIILGIETSCDETGVGIVSGSTVLANEVASSSLRHKPFGGVIPEIAARAHLEYLPNLLELALETAQLCIKDIDGIAVTAGPGLVTSLSVGVSAAKALGLSTGTPVYGVNHLVGHAVSAFLDDYTNDGLGVIHRRDSIGSNGIENDASSTHSHTHTTQVNRHSNLCVYTPPRRVLRDVCKYMHVRDSVVLLASGGHSCLLKIHNNKISLLGETLDDAAGEAFDKIARLMGLQYPGGPAIEMLASSGNPNAVEFPRALLTHFEEHNRYSFSFSGLKTAVGRVVERIKSNPAHSIPKIEDIAASFQEAVADVLTAKTVAAALASDVDLIVMGGGVAANNRIREMLCERAKIHGLDVKIPPIALCTDNGAMIAAAGSWLMQLGYNPSHSRFSPVSIMPLTQMVV from the coding sequence GTGTCTATTATCCTCGGAATCGAAACATCTTGCGATGAAACAGGTGTTGGCATAGTGTCTGGTTCAACTGTTCTTGCAAATGAGGTTGCCTCATCAAGCTTACGCCATAAACCTTTTGGCGGTGTTATCCCCGAAATAGCTGCTCGGGCGCATCTTGAGTATTTGCCAAATTTGCTTGAATTGGCGCTTGAGACGGCACAGCTCTGTATTAAAGATATTGATGGTATAGCTGTTACCGCAGGCCCTGGACTTGTTACCAGTCTTTCTGTTGGCGTTTCTGCGGCCAAGGCTTTGGGATTATCTACGGGGACGCCTGTTTATGGTGTAAATCATCTTGTTGGACATGCCGTATCGGCTTTTCTGGATGATTACACTAATGATGGCCTTGGTGTTATTCACCGCAGGGACAGTATCGGATCTAATGGAATTGAGAATGACGCCAGTTCGACACACTCACATACGCATACAACGCAGGTAAACAGACATTCAAACCTGTGTGTCTATACACCTCCCCGGCGTGTTTTACGAGATGTTTGTAAGTATATGCATGTCAGAGATTCAGTTGTTTTGCTTGCATCAGGTGGGCATTCCTGTCTGTTGAAAATACATAACAATAAGATATCGCTTTTAGGTGAGACACTGGATGATGCAGCCGGTGAGGCGTTTGACAAAATCGCAAGACTTATGGGCCTTCAGTATCCCGGAGGTCCTGCGATTGAGATGCTTGCCAGTTCGGGTAACCCCAATGCCGTGGAGTTTCCAAGGGCGCTGTTGACGCATTTTGAAGAACACAACAGGTATAGTTTTTCTTTTTCAGGGTTGAAAACCGCGGTTGGTAGGGTTGTTGAAAGAATAAAGAGTAATCCAGCCCATTCGATACCCAAGATAGAAGATATTGCTGCAAGTTTTCAGGAAGCCGTTGCAGATGTTTTGACAGCAAAAACTGTAGCGGCTGCCTTGGCCAGTGATGTGGATCTAATAGTTATGGGTGGTGGGGTAGCTGCAAATAATCGCATTAGAGAGATGCTTTGCGAAAGAGCGAAAATCCACGGCTTGGACGTAAAGATCCCACCTATTGCGCTGTGCACCGATAATGGTGCAATGATTGCCGCCGCTGGCTCGTGGCTTATGCAGCTGGGATACAATCCGAGTCATTCAAGGTTTTCGCCCGTATCGATTATGCCGCTAACCCAGATGGTTGTGTGA